CAGAGGTACGTAACGTAGTcgaaatcaaatatttaatttctttctcAATTTTATATGCACTTTTTATAACTAgtatttataatcatatatttatataggTAAATCAGAAGATGATACTTACACTAACAGCAAGTATAATGTATTGGTTCTTAAAACATCCTGTTGTTGAAGAAAGAACAAGTTCAGACAGTGAGAGTCAAGTGGAGACTATATCAAATTCAACACTTGATGATTCTGCTTCGGATTTTTCAGCAGAAGAGAACTTGTAaatgtaaataataataataataataataatataaaggtGACATATAAAAACGTTTTTGTTATGATCCTATTTATACACATGTAATGAGAGAGAGAGCTTTTTTGTTGTATACAGTGATACAGATATGAGAGCTTTTCTTTGTTTACACCACAATCATAATAATCATAAGCTGAAATGTAAaccaaataagaaaataaaaaaaaaattacaaaaaccgccgtctgtgggaatcgaacccacgACCACGTGGTTAAAAGCCACGCGCTCTACCAGCTGAGCTAAGACGGCTTAGTGTTAATTTCATgaattagtaaatatatcaattaGTCTTCATATAAtatagaattatgttattcaatTTAATGGTTTGGTGTTTCATGGTAATGGTAAAATAATGCGGGAAATTTGCAAATCTTGCAAAAGAGATGTCACTTCTTCTCTACAATTCTTACGAATCTCAACCATGGTGTCCTCACGGCGTCGGCGACAGGGACGGACTGAAGTAAGGGCTGGGTGTGGCTAAAGCCACACcagatttttcaatttttttttttgtttttttaaaaaaaaaatatatatagagtgaaagagaaaaaaaattcaaaatagaaCTTTCTCTTCCTCTTCACCGCTGTATTTCTTTCTCTTCCTCTTCACCGTCACCGTCACTCGTCTTCACATCCTCCTCCATAATTGCCGGCGCCGTCCACCTTCTCCGACCACTCATCTTGACATCGTCTTCCACAAAAGGTATGTTTTTCTAATTTGCTTCCAATTTTCAAACCCTAAAATTAGAAAGCTTAATTTCACCCTTATTTTTTCTggattcatattttatatgttataaactTCTGATTCAACTTATTATGATCGTTGTTTTGTAACTGTGAGTGTGatgtgtgttgtgttgtgtagTTGGTTGGTGGCTTTGTGTTTCTTTCTTCCCGTGGAAAACCTTATATACTGTAATTATAGAAGAGGTTGTTTGAAGTATGTGGTGGGTTCTTTCTCTTGAGAGCACCtctactaattaattaactaactaGAAGGCCTGTGCTACACTGAATATTAATgtgatattttttaatagaatcaGCATGTAAAATATTGTCCTGTATTTAGATGCTAGTACTTGGTTTGCTACAATAAAGGCTTCATTGTTCTGTTTATAGGATGAAGAAATTTTTTCCTGTGCTTTCTAGAGACAAAGCTAGTTCTTCGGCTACCGTAGAAGCAACAGAAATTCAACATCCAAGTGAGGGTAGTAAAGTTGTTGATTATGAATTGTTGGAAACGGATCCAGGAATTAAGCCTCCAATTTCAAACTATCATCCTGACATTCAAAATGAGGTACGAAAAGCTTATTTAAAAATAGGTCGCCATAAACCCCCTCACAATTTCGCTTATACTTGGTCTGTTCAAGGTAGTCAAAGACGtcgattttcaaaaaattggtTTGATTTGTATGATTGGATTGAATATAGTGAATCTAAGGACCTAGCATTTTGTTTGCCATgctttttgtttaaaaatgtCTCTAAATACGGGGGGGATCACTTTGTGGGAGACGGATTTGGTGATTGGAAGAATGCTCACAGATTGGCTAAGCATGCTACTTCTTGCAATAGTCATATTGATTGTGTGCATATGGGTTATGCTCTCATGAACCCAATCCAAAGTGTTAAGGCTGCGTTTGTTAAGCAAACTAAGCAAGAGAATGCCGATTATCGTGTTCGTATAAACACATCTCTTATAGCTATCAAGTATCTTTTGAGGAGTGCTATGCCATTTAGAGGGAATGACGAGAAACATGACTCTCCATTTAAGGGGCCATTTCTTGAGTTGGTAGAGACTTTAAAGGAAGCTAACCCAGAAATAGCTAGTGTACTAGATCGTGCTCCGAGGAATAACTATATGACTGCCCCTAGGATACAAAAGGATCTTGCTTCCGCTTGTGCTTATGATTTTATCTTCATGTTATATATGTTGGTTGAAATATTAGGATTTACAAATGATTTGGGTGTAGCACTACAAAAGCGTGATCAAGATCTTATCAATGCTTTGTCACTTGTCAATGCCACCAAACAAGAATTACAAGAAATGAGAGAGGATGGATGGGAAGAACTTATATCAAAGGTTATGAAAATTTGCATTAAGCATGATATTGATGTGCCTGATATGGATGCACCGTATAGGGCGCGAAAGAAACCTAGACAATCTACAACTTCTGGTGTTTCTAATTTACATCATTATAAGCATGATTGTTTGTTTAGTGTTTTAGATTTGCAGTTACATGAGCTCAATGCAAGGTTTGATGAAGAGAATACTGAACTTTTACAATGTGTTTCATGCTTGAGTCCCTCATCGTCATTTGCAAGGTTTGATGCCAAAAAACTATTGAGGATGGTTGAGttttatccaaatgattttgtAGATGTGCCGGAAGTGGTATTGCGACATCAACTTCAGACTTATGTTAGAGATGTTCGAGAGGACAAAAATTTTGCAAAGTTAAAAGGACTTTCAGATCTTTGTGCAAAACTTGTGGAAACAAATAAGTGCAACACATATAATTTGGTTTATAAGCTTTTGAAGCTGGCTTTAGTCTTGCCGGTAGCAACTGCAAGTGTGGAACGCGTTTTTTCAGCTATGAATTTAGTAAAGAGTCTGCTATGTAACAAAATGAGTGATGAATGGTTAAATAATCGTCTTGTAACTCTTATAGAAAGAGATGTTCTTGCAACAATTGATAATGATGTCATTTTAGATCATTTTCAACAAATGGATGGTAGACGGTTTTCGTTGTAAATGTGTATTTCTCTCTGCTATTAGTTTCAACTTTTGTATCAAGAACAAGTGCCTGCTGCTCCTAGTTTTTTGCTGCTATTTTCTGCTCTGTTTTCCTGTACTGCATCACAGATGGGCTAAACTGTTCTGCTCCTACTACGAGGTATTTTTGCTGCTCCTGCTATTTTTTGCTGCTATTTTCTGTTCTGGCCTGGTTCCTgcccttttatttatttttattctctgtACTTTGATGTTCTAGCACTTCTTGTGCTGCTGCACTGCTTCAATTTTTAGCCAAttcaaaaaaatacattatctttttaatgctcattgtttcttaatttttatattttttttgttagattaACTTTCAGATTTTAGCCACACTAGATTTTCATGTCTAGATTCGTCCCTGGTCGGCGACCTTCTCGATCCTGGAGTTTGCATTTGGACGATACGACATCGTATTGATGAGAAGCAAGTGAGAATGAGAAAGCAGAAGAAGCACCGTTAGGTttcattttattcattcatCAATCAAATCACATTACGGTGTTTCTTCCGCTTTCTCGTTCTCACTTGCTTCTCATCAATACAATGTCGTATCGTCCAAATGCAGACTCCAGGACCGAGAAGGTCGTCGACGCCATGAGGACACCATGGTTGAGGTCCGTAAGAATTGTAGGGCGagtccaaataaaaaatatatatatagccaAATTTAATGTACTTAACACCAAATCTTGCAAAAAAAGATGTCACTCAAAGAAAGGAGAGTCCAaatcaaaaattcaaaatgacGTTTCATACAATTCATAACACCCAGAAAAAGGGAGAGTCCAAAATATTAATCTCTCACTGTATCAAATTATCTTTCGTCGGATATCTTTTTTGTACCAATCTATTCGAAATTATCTTGCACATCGGAGAATCCTTAACCGAATCATCattgaaaataaggaaaaaaacttCTTTTACTAAGCAAATGtcattagaaatttgattatattCCACTCATCataccttataaaaaaaacattagaaAATAATTTCCTACATTCTCCCATTAGAAAACATTAAGTTCTTAGAACACCTTgtgaataattttaatatttaattcattttgactaaaaaaaaattcctcatCTTACATCGagggtgtgtttgttttagGTGAAATAGAGAAAAGAGAAATTGGTGAGAGAGAAGTTGAAGAAAAATGACTAATTTCTCCTTTTTGGTTTGAGGAGAAACAtggaagagaaaataaaatgatgtgGACCCACAACTTTTTATGGTCTGATCTAAAATGAGAAGAAAGGAGagagaaaaatcattttttacttTGTTCCAATTTTACTCTTTGTTCCTCTAAAATGATATGGGTCAACACCTTTATTGATCactatttttgtcattttaaaaataaaatatttatttctcttttttcaaaataaaactctttctcttttatttttctcttctttttcttatacCAAACAACACTACTAATCTACTCTATTTCTCatatctttctctcttctcactttctttctcacctctttctctcttctctattCTCCCCCATGCCAAAAAGACCACTAGTGTATGATCCGCTAAAATCAATCACGAGAATATAGAAAAGTTATATGTTGTATGATCCGCCGAAGTCATCTAGTGTATTATTGTACCACCCTCTTCTCTATCATTTAATATGCCCTCTATTTTTatcccaatttttattttggtgagTATTCTTCCTTTATATCCATCTTGCGGATTTCCACAATTTCCACGGAGATTTATCCagattgaaaaaaatttaaaaagggAGAGTCCAAAATATTAATCTCTCACTGTATCAAATTATCTTTCGTCGGATATCTTTTTTGTACCAATCTATTCGAAATTATCTTGCACATCGGAGAATCCTTAACCGAATCGTCattgaaaataaggaaaaaaacttCTTTTACTAAGCAAATGtcattagaaatttgattatattCCACTCATCataccttataaaaaaaaaacattagaaAATAATTTCCTACATTCTCCCATTAGAAAACATTAAGTTCTTAGAACACCTTgtgaataattttaatatttaattcattttgactaaaaaaaaattcctcatCTTACATCGagggtgtgtttgttttagGTGAAATAGAGAAAAGAGAAATTGGTGAGAGAGAAGTTGAAGAAAAATGACTAATTTCTCCTTTTTGGTTTGAGGAGAAACAtggaagagaaaataaaatgatgtgGACCCACAACTTTTTATGGTCTGATCTAAAATGAGAAGAAAGGAGagagaaaaatcattttttactttgttccaattttaccctttgtTCCTCTAAAATGATATGAGTCAACACCTTTATTGATCactaattttgtcattttaaaaataaaatatttatttctcttttttcaaaataaaactctttctcttttatttttctcttctttttcttatacCAAACAACACTACTAATCTACTCTATTTCTCatatctttctctcttctcactttctttctcacctctttctctcttctctattCTCCCCCATGCCAAAAAGACCACTAGTGTATGATCCGCTAAAATCAATCACGAGAATATAGAAAAGTTATATGTTGTATGATCCGCCGAAGCCATCTAGTGTATTATTGTACCACCCTCTTCTCTATCATTTAATATGCCCTCTATTTTTatcccaatttttattttggtgagTATTCTTCCTTTATATCCATCTTGCGGATTTCCACAATTTCCACGGAGATTTATCCagattgaaaaaaatttaaatttctattattttcaattacactaattgtaaaaaatataaagtttaacaaaaaaaattaagacattGTTGTGAGTCTTACGACAATAATAAAAAGCACATATCGACAAATTTATCCATATATTGTGTCaaaattcataaacaaatattgtacctttttttttttacgaacaaATTTTGTACTTGAATACACATAAAATTATTACTTTAAGAAAATATTCGAAGGCGAGTCTACATAAGACCAGAGATAAAATTTCATCGCAATCTCCAAACCTCTTGAAAGAATTTTCTCCCGAATTCTCATTCCAGCAGAAAACAATTATCATCTTCATACCTTCAAATGAAACAGGCCTCACATAAATATCtactttaaaattaaatacaattttttttttaatgttaaaaaCCCAAAATACCTCTTGTACAAAAAAGATAAGAGAGGGTACAGACTACGGAGTTTAAATAAACCATTCGtacaaataaaacaatattttaataaagGGTTTTGCTAACGAGTGCCTCGGGGCGGGACActttttaagcattctatttaaataaattttttatttaaaaagttaaatactacaattttcaatgcattgactttacgcattctgataaaaattctataaaaaacttactatttaagggcttaaaaaGTGCCCCGGaagcactatttagcatttgactttaataaataataataaataatgtaGTAATCCATAAGAAACCGTTGGAGGTCATAATGGCGTTTTTTGTAAATTTAACCAAAAACCAGGGGCAATTTTCGGTGCTACATTATCCAACATTTTCCAATATGATTACAGCTTCGGATATTCTTAATTAAAATggttattatattttgattagaAAAATAAGAACCATGTTTTTTTAACggaaataatgattttttttctgtacAATTATAGAGattaatcttttaaattttgtcGGATTTAAATGGGTGGAAAACTATTTTCAAGAGCTAGGATTTTTATTGTTACTGCATGCATAAGTCAGAAATCAAACATAATATATTGGTTAAGTTATAAGAGATTCACGtcatccttaaaaaaaaaagagattcaCGTCATCTCGCTCTTGAgtataataattatattcttattgcgattgaaataattttttttataatttaaccttttaatagtttaattttaaaaatactgttagaataaataataaaattgcatggagtaacttttttttggtagaaataaTGTGactgtaatttttgttttcggTTTTTACAATTAGGACCCAGCAACCCACTAGATCGCCTAATTTGGTTTAGGGATCAACTCTAGTATCAAGTAATTTCACCTCATgctgatcgcagttgcgggaatCAAATTGTATTCCTCTCTACTAAGTCCATCGTCAATAatcactaaaccaactaacgattagtaATATACCTGTATTTTATATAATCATAGTGAACGCTCATATAATACAATCTTTCGTGAATTTCTGGCGtgccaaattgtttttttttatacttaaaaaatgtcatgaattttatttttgttaaagattaaatttatatttgtcaaaaatttGACACTCCATCGATCTCATATTAAATACTTAATTGACTTTTACTAATGCAGCATACTTATGTATAATTTTTATcgttattaattaaaaataataatatttttaaaatattcatcaaaataaattccAAGACATTTGGACAATTGgtatatgtgtgtttttttttttttttttggtaaattggTATATGTTAACAAAACGAATCGAATCCTTGCATTTTCCTCTATGAATTTCAAAAGTTGTTTAAGTAGTAATTGCAATGCACTGACACTGACCACTAATTCTAACTTTTCGACATTCCCCATTTTACCCTCGCAACGTTTCCCTTCCCCCGCTTCCAACCTCTATATAAACACTGTCCCACCACAACAACTTCCATCACACACACTCTTCTCATTTCCATCCATTCACTCACTCTCTTCTCTCTCCTAGGGTTTCCATTTCCTTTTCCTCTTCAATGGCTCAACAAGATGCTCAAAACGGTGCTGCTTCCGAAACCACTCTTTCCTTCCTTGCTTTCAAGCCTCAGCTCTTCGTTGAAGCTCTCAAAGCAAACGACGCCGTTCTGTTCTATAAGAACGCTTTTGCTGCTGAAGAGGTTTCTCGTACTTTGAACCCTAAACGTAAGGCTGATCAAGAAACTCCTCTTGTTCTCTCTGCTGATCTCAAGATCGCTGGTTCATCTTTCGCTGTTGCTACTGTTGATGATCCTGCTTCACTGTAAGCACTTTCTTTTTTCGTTATTTTCCTTCCCTGCTCTAGATCTGTTATTGTAGTtgcattttctattttcttacaatttttgttcatttttttcctattttagttttattatcTGCAATGTTTGGCTGAAAAATATTTTcgtatattttatattatttttttcatgtattgTTTGATTATTTACTTGATCTGTTTTTGGATAAAGCTATTATTTATtagatttgatattttagatttattttctCTGTATTCTTCTGtagtttattttgtttgtagtagtttccgtaatctttttatttgtttttatttgtatacTTTTATTCCACTGTTTGTgatttttgtcctttttttatttttctataaacgTGTCACACTCATGTTTTTTgtgtaatattttattaaatattttgttactttttcagcttttttatttattttattaatttttcttctatttttagttactttgttagttaattcaattttgaaattgtttgtgTAACAGTGTGAAGAGTGGAGGAAACGGTGTCGTTTTCTCACTTGAGGCTGAGGACATTGAAGGTGCTATAGCTAAGGCGGTGAGTGCTGGAGCAGTTGCTGAAGGTGAAGTGGTGGAGTTTGAAGGCGCGTCTGGTGGTGGGCGCGTGGGGAAGGTAACTGATCCATTCGGTTACGTTTGGCAAATCAGCACTCCTGTGAAGAAAGTTGCTGATGTGGAAGCTTGATAACCGTCTGATGCTAAGAGGATCTGATCTGACCGTAGTTTAATATTTGagtttttagttaaaattttaattaggAGAATTAAAGTTGAAATGTGTATTTTGTTCAGGAAAAGGCAAGTGTTCAGTCTTTAGTAGTTGATGACTATTATTATCCCTATGCTTAGGTATTCTCTCTAGGTTAATATTTGCGGTGCTACCTAATTGAAAAACTATTATTATCTTCTCTTTTTAAATCTTGTTGGTTTAATGCATGGCATATTCTGAATGTTCGTCAATATTTTATTGCTGTTACTCGTTAGTCGTTACTGTCTCTCGCATTGATATTTTATCAGTTAGTATTTTTATCGATAGGATTGAAAATAGAGTATTCTGACTGTGTTTTGCTAATATCTCTTTTTAAACctctaaaataatatttttgaaattgctTCTGTTTCCAGTTTTATGCCAGTTATTAAAGTGTTgtatttatttcaaaata
This genomic interval from Trifolium pratense cultivar HEN17-A07 linkage group LG6, ARS_RC_1.1, whole genome shotgun sequence contains the following:
- the LOC123892019 gene encoding uncharacterized protein LOC123892019, whose product is MREICKSCKRDVTSSLQFLRISTMVSSRRRRQGRTERKKIQNRTFSSSSPLYFFLFLFTVTVTRLHILLHNCRRRPPSPTTHLDIVFHKRMKKFFPVLSRDKASSSATVEATEIQHPSEGSKVVDYELLETDPGIKPPISNYHPDIQNEVRKAYLKIGRHKPPHNFAYTWSVQGSQRRRFSKNWFDLYDWIEYSESKDLAFCLPCFLFKNVSKYGGDHFVGDGFGDWKNAHRLAKHATSCNSHIDCVHMGYALMNPIQSVKAAFVKQTKQENADYRVRINTSLIAIKYLLRSAMPFRGNDEKHDSPFKGPFLELVETLKEANPEIASVLDRAPRNNYMTAPRIQKDLASACAYDFIFMLYMLVEILGFTNDLGVALQKRDQDLINALSLVNATKQELQEMREDGWEELISKVMKICIKHDIDVPDMDAPYRARKKPRQSTTSGVSNLHHYKHDCLFSVLDLQLHELNARFDEENTELLQCVSCLSPSSSFARFDAKKLLRMVEFYPNDFVDVPEVVLRHQLQTYVRDVREDKNFAKLKGLSDLCAKLVETNKCNTYNLVYKLLKLALVLPVATASVERVFSAMNLVKSLLCNKMSDEWLNNRLVTLIERDVLATIDNDVILDHFQQMDGRRFSL
- the LOC123889771 gene encoding uncharacterized protein At5g48480; translated protein: MAQQDAQNGAASETTLSFLAFKPQLFVEALKANDAVLFYKNAFAAEEVSRTLNPKRKADQETPLVLSADLKIAGSSFAVATVDDPASLVKSGGNGVVFSLEAEDIEGAIAKAVSAGAVAEGEVVEFEGASGGGRVGKVTDPFGYVWQISTPVKKVADVEA